One Etheostoma spectabile isolate EspeVRDwgs_2016 unplaced genomic scaffold, UIUC_Espe_1.0 scaffold00006856, whole genome shotgun sequence DNA segment encodes these proteins:
- the LOC116678284 gene encoding sodium/calcium exchanger 1, which translates to MSRARTSSLLPPLHLLFLWSIISTELPCSAAGGSAPALTSNNTLRNHSKCGGENAGCIDGVILPVWEPENPPFPDRVARAIIYFVGLAYMFLGVSIIADRFMSSIEVITSQERQITITKPNGEKITTTVRIWNETVSNLTLMALGSSAPEILLSVVEVCGHGFEAGELGPNTIVGSAAFNMFVIIGLCVSVIPDGETRKVKHLRVFFVTATWSVFAYTWLYLILAVISPGIVEIWEGLLTLFFFPICVGLAYVADRRLLFYKYMYKRYRAGKQKGMIIETEGEPEIPSKVNVEMDGRTLNARDVEEPDDDEARREVARLLKELKQKHPEKDMEQLMELANYQVLNQQQKSRAFYRCQATRIMTGAGNVLKKHAADEAKKAALHEICAEVSVNDFSSKVFFDPGSYQCLENCGSVALNVVRRGGDLTSSVSVDYQTEDGTANAGSDYRLTKGTIVFKPGETEKEIRIDIIDDDIFEEDEHFLVHLSNVRVVSAGAGSGEREANHVDTLAGLGLPCTATVTVFDDDHAGIFTFEEPVVTVSESVGVMEVKVIRTAGARGVVAVPYKTTEGTAKGGGEDFEDTYGVLEFDNDDIS; encoded by the coding sequence ATGAGCCGAGCCAGGACATCGTCGCTGCTCCCCCCCCTTCATCTGCTTTTCCTTTGGTCCATCATCTCAACGGAGCTTCCCTGTTCCGCCGCGGGAGGCTCAGCTCCGGCGCTCACGTCCAACAACACGCTCAGAAACCACTCCAAATGCGGCGGGGAAAACGCCGGCTGCATAGACGGCGTCATCCTGCCGGTATGGGAGCCGGAAAACCCGCCCTTCCCCGACCGCGTCGCCAGAGCCATCATATACTTTGTGGGACTGGCGTACATGTTCCTGGGCGTCTCCATCATTGCGGACCGCTTCATGTCGTCCATCGAGGTCATCACTTCCCAGGAGAGACAGATCACCATCACAAAGCCCAACGGCGAGAAGATCACCACGACGGTTCGCATCTGGAACGAGACCGTGTCCAACCTGACGCTGATGGCGCTCGGCTCCTCCGCGCCCGAGATCCTGCTGTCCGTCGTGGAGGTTTGCGGCCACGGCTTCGAAGCCGGCGAGCTCGGCCCAAACACCATCGTGGGAAGCGCTGCCTTCAACATGTTTGTCATCATCGGGCTCTGCGTGTCGGTCATTCCCGACGGCGAGACGAGGAAGGTGAAGCACCTGCGGGTGTTCTTCGTCACCGCCACGTGGAGCGTGTTTGCGTACACGTGGCTCTACCTGATCCTCGCCGTTATTTCCCCCGGCATTGTCGAGATATGGGAGGGCCTGCTCACGCTCTTCTTCTTCCCCATTTGTGTCGGGTTAGCTTACGTGGCCGATCGCAGACTCCTCTTCTACAAGTACATGTACAAGCGCTACAGAGCGGGGAAGCAGAAAGGGATGATCATTGAAACGGAGGGAGAGCCGGAGATTCCCTCGAAAGTCAACGTCGAAATGGACGGGAGAACGCTCAACGCCCGCGACGTCGAGGAGCCGGACGACGACGAGGCTCGCCGAGAAGTCGCCCGACTCCTGAAGGAACTGAAACAGAAACATCCCGAGAAAGACATGGAGCAGTTGATGGAGCTTGCCAACTACCAAGTTTTAAACCAGCAACAGAAAAGTCGGGCTTTCTACCGCTGTCAGGCGACCAGGATCATGACGGGAGCGGGGAATGTTTTGAAGAAGCACGCCGCCGACGAAGCCAAGAAAGCCGCGCTGCACGAGATCTGCGCCGAGGTTTCGGTCAACGACTTCTCCTCCAAGGTGTTCTTTGACCCCGGTAGCTACCAGTGTCTGGAGAACTGCGGCAGCGTGGCGCTGAACGTGGTGCGCCGGGGCGGAGACCTGACGAGCTCGGTCTCGGTGGATTACCAGACTGAAGACGGCACCGCAAACGCCGGATCGGATTACCGCCTTACCAAAGGAACGATTGTCTTCAAGCCGGGCGAGACGGAAAAGGAAATCCGCATCGACATCATCGACGATGACATCTTTGAGGAGGACGAGCATTTCCTGGTTCACCTCAGCAACGTGCGCGTCGTGTCGGCGGGCGCCGGCTCTGGCGAGCGAGAGGCTAACCACGTGGACACCCTGGCGGGTCTAGGACTGCCGTGCACGGCCACCGTCACCGTCTTCGACGACGACCACGCGGGGATCTTTACCTTCGAGGAGCCGGTGGTGACGGTGAGCGAGAGCGTCGGCGTGATGGAGGTGAAAGTAATCCGGACAGCAGGAGCTCGGGGCGTCGTGGCGGTGCCGTACAAAACCACAGAGGGGACGGCGAAAGGAGGCGGAGAGGACTTCGAGGACACATATGGAGTCCTGGAGTTTGACAACGATGACATCTCGTAA